Below is a genomic region from Paenibacillus rhizovicinus.
CGTATTCAGCAAGCCGGAGCAGGGGACGACGATTTCGATCGCGATTCCACAGCGAAAATAAAGAAACAGCCAAAGGGAGAGGACCATGAAAGGGTTACGCGTATGCGCGGTGCAATATAAACTCGCGGACATCGGTCATTTTGACGAGTTTGCGTTTCAAGTGCGTCATTATGTAAGGAATGCGTCGGAATACGGCGTCCAGTTCGTGTTGTTCCCGGAATTCTTCACCACCCAGCTGCTCTCGATCGGAGACGGTTCGGGCGCGGCACTGGGCATCGACCGGCTGCCGGATTTCACGGAGGCTTATGTGACCCTCTTTCAATCGCTGGCAGCGGAATATGGGATGCACATCATCGGCGGCACGCATGTCGTCGCCGCGAAAGACGGCAAATTGAACAATGCGGCGCATTTGTTCTATCCGGACGGCCGCGTGGAGAAGCAGGAGAAGCTTCATATGACGCCGACGGAGCGGGAAGAGTGGTCCATGTCGCCTGGGGAAGGGCTGCGCGTGTTCGATACCGAATTCGGCACCATCGCGATGCTGACTTGCTATGATATCGAGTTTCCGGAAATCGTGCGCATGGCTAGAGCCAAAGGAGCGGACATCATTTTCTGTCCGTCCTGCACGGACGATCGTCACGGATTCTACCGGGTGCGCTACTGCTGTCATGCACGAGCCGTCGAGAATCAAGTCTATATCGTAACGACCGGAACGGTCGGTTCGCTCCGGAAGGTGGATTTCATGCGGGCGAATTACGGACAAGCCGCCGTTATTTCCCCGAACGATATTCCGTTCCCGCCAGCTGGCATCATGACGGAAGGCGTCATCAACGACGACATGCTCGTTGTCGCGGATATCGACGTCAGTCTGCTGCACGATGTTCGCGCGGCAGGGTCCGTGACGACATGGCGTGACCGCCGTACAGATCTGTATGGCGATTGGTCTTAACCTGCGGCTGTCCGAGGAGGACTTAGAATGCGCAAGCAAATGATCGTTTACGCGGACGGGAAACCGGTTGAAATCACGATCCGCAACTATACGCAGTCGGATTTTTCCGGCATGATCGCCATTCAGAAGGAATGCTTCCCGCCGCCGTTTCCGTCCGACCTCTGGTGGAACGAGGAACAGCTTCGAGAGCATGTAACGCGTTTCCCGGAAGGGGCGTTATGCGCGGAACTGAACGGCCGATTAGTCGGTTCGATTACGGGACTGAGGGTCGACGACACGCAGTTGGCCGGCCAGCATAGCTGGGCATCCATGACCGACGGCGGCTATATTCGCAATCATGCACCGGATGGCGGTACGCTGTATATCGTCGATATTTGCGTCATTCCGGAGATGCGCAAAGCCGGCATCGGAAAATGGCTCATGCAATGCATGTATGAAACGGTCGTGTTCCTGGGCCTCGAACGGCTGCTTGGCGGGGGGCGGATGCCCAGCTACCACCGCTATGCAGTCAGCGTATCTCCGGACGAATACTTGGCAGGCATCGTTGCCGGCCGTTACACGGATCCCGTCATATCGTTCCTGCTGCGCTGCGGCCGCATGCCGGTCGGGACGGCCGCGAATTATTTAGAGGATGAAGAATCGTGCAATTATGCGGCGCTCATGGAATGGAGAAATCCGTTTCGAGATTCGCAAGGTTAACTTAAAGGAGCGAGAATAGTGGACTACATACGTATTCAATCGATCGATAACCCGTTGTTCGCGAAGATGCATGACCTAATGAAAACCGTCTTTCCTCCCGAGGAAGTGCTGGCGTACGAGAAATGGCAAGGCCCGCTCGAAGACGAGAACATCCATGTTTACGTTGCCGTGCATGAAGGGGAAGTCGTCGGTACGACGGAGTATCGGTATTATCCCGAGTTGAAAGTCGCGATGACGGACTTTACGATCGTCGGCC
It encodes:
- a CDS encoding carbon-nitrogen hydrolase family protein, with the translated sequence MKGLRVCAVQYKLADIGHFDEFAFQVRHYVRNASEYGVQFVLFPEFFTTQLLSIGDGSGAALGIDRLPDFTEAYVTLFQSLAAEYGMHIIGGTHVVAAKDGKLNNAAHLFYPDGRVEKQEKLHMTPTEREEWSMSPGEGLRVFDTEFGTIAMLTCYDIEFPEIVRMARAKGADIIFCPSCTDDRHGFYRVRYCCHARAVENQVYIVTTGTVGSLRKVDFMRANYGQAAVISPNDIPFPPAGIMTEGVINDDMLVVADIDVSLLHDVRAAGSVTTWRDRRTDLYGDWS
- a CDS encoding GNAT family N-acetyltransferase: MRKQMIVYADGKPVEITIRNYTQSDFSGMIAIQKECFPPPFPSDLWWNEEQLREHVTRFPEGALCAELNGRLVGSITGLRVDDTQLAGQHSWASMTDGGYIRNHAPDGGTLYIVDICVIPEMRKAGIGKWLMQCMYETVVFLGLERLLGGGRMPSYHRYAVSVSPDEYLAGIVAGRYTDPVISFLLRCGRMPVGTAANYLEDEESCNYAALMEWRNPFRDSQG